The Hymenobacter sp. GOD-10R genome includes a window with the following:
- a CDS encoding lipase family protein — translation MKQIFLVSWLVLTMALGVQARPLHPGFDKAEYLELLRLHARIADTAFFGQIPRPTRFRMVYRSPILGLDNRWDLWTSPDSVAVLSIRGTTANSVSWLENFYAAMLPAKGELKLSATRTFSYELSTHPQAAVHAGWLLGMAFLADNIVHKVDSCYQRGIRDFVVMGHSQGGGIAYLLTSHLRALQRQQKIPADIRLKTYCSAGPKPGNLYYAYDYEAQAQSATGSWALDVVNSADWVPEVPISIQTIRDFNTTNPFTNAKEAIGKQKLPQRLVLSYLYRQLERPTRKAQRAYQKYLGTVVGKRVAKQLEGYQPAPYYPSSNYVRTGTMIVLYADAAYRQRYPDVKGKIFQHHLFEPYYYLAQKLP, via the coding sequence ATGAAACAGATCTTTCTCGTGAGTTGGCTGGTGCTGACGATGGCCCTAGGTGTTCAGGCTCGCCCCTTGCACCCGGGTTTCGACAAGGCCGAATACTTGGAGCTGCTGCGCCTGCACGCCCGCATTGCCGACACGGCATTTTTCGGCCAAATTCCGCGCCCCACTCGCTTTCGGATGGTGTACCGCTCGCCGATCCTCGGCCTCGATAATCGGTGGGATTTATGGACCAGTCCTGACTCGGTAGCCGTGCTGAGCATTCGGGGCACGACGGCCAACTCCGTGAGCTGGCTCGAAAACTTCTACGCAGCCATGCTGCCAGCCAAGGGCGAGCTGAAGCTTTCCGCCACCCGCACGTTCTCCTACGAGCTGTCGACGCACCCGCAAGCGGCCGTGCACGCGGGCTGGCTGCTAGGCATGGCGTTTCTGGCCGATAACATCGTGCACAAGGTGGATTCGTGCTACCAGCGCGGCATCCGCGACTTTGTGGTGATGGGTCACAGCCAGGGTGGCGGCATTGCCTACCTGCTCACCTCGCACTTGCGTGCCTTGCAGCGGCAGCAAAAAATACCCGCCGATATCCGGCTGAAAACCTATTGCAGTGCGGGTCCCAAGCCAGGCAACTTATACTACGCCTACGACTACGAAGCGCAGGCCCAGAGCGCCACCGGTAGCTGGGCCCTCGACGTGGTAAACTCCGCCGACTGGGTGCCAGAGGTGCCCATTTCCATCCAGACCATTCGGGACTTCAACACGACCAATCCATTTACCAATGCCAAGGAAGCCATTGGCAAACAGAAGCTGCCGCAGCGCCTCGTGCTTAGCTATCTGTACCGTCAGTTGGAGCGCCCCACCCGCAAGGCCCAGCGTGCCTACCAAAAATACCTAGGTACGGTGGTGGGCAAGCGCGTGGCCAAGCAGCTGGAAGGATACCAGCCGGCACCGTATTACCCGAGCAGCAACTATGTGCGCACGGGCACAATGATCGTATTATATGCCGATGCGGCTTACCGGCAACGGTATCCGGACGTAAAAGGCAAAATCTTTCAGCATCACCTGTTTGAACCTTACTATTACCTAGCGCAAAAACTACCCTAA
- a CDS encoding metallophosphoesterase: METYVVGDIHGAFRALEQVLERSPFRPGIDRLVQIGDVSDGWTETPECVERLLTIPNSIWLQGNHDSWTTDWMATQPAFEDIEYIWYRQGGQATYEAYQCFEPEVTQRHYQEFFSKQLPYFLDEYDNLYVHGGYDPEEPIEDQDPYDLIWNRTLWSTGEIAHGYAACFIGHTPTWPESILPVQRSNVWNIDQGAAYGGCLTMMNARTKKFVQSDIVQTLYPGVKGRGG; this comes from the coding sequence ATGGAAACGTACGTTGTAGGCGATATTCACGGCGCTTTTCGTGCCTTGGAGCAAGTATTGGAGCGCAGCCCTTTCCGGCCGGGCATCGATCGGCTGGTGCAAATCGGGGACGTGTCGGACGGCTGGACCGAAACGCCGGAATGTGTGGAACGGCTGCTAACCATCCCAAACAGCATCTGGCTGCAAGGCAACCACGATTCGTGGACTACCGATTGGATGGCGACCCAGCCCGCGTTTGAGGATATCGAGTACATCTGGTACAGGCAAGGCGGGCAAGCAACCTACGAAGCGTATCAGTGCTTTGAGCCAGAGGTGACGCAGCGCCACTACCAGGAGTTTTTCAGCAAGCAGCTTCCCTACTTTCTCGACGAGTATGACAACCTCTACGTACACGGCGGCTACGACCCCGAAGAACCCATTGAAGATCAAGATCCTTACGACCTAATCTGGAACCGCACGCTATGGAGCACGGGCGAAATCGCCCACGGCTACGCGGCTTGCTTCATTGGCCACACGCCCACGTGGCCCGAGAGCATATTGCCCGTGCAGCGCTCCAACGTGTGGAACATAGATCAGGGGGCCGCTTATGGTGGTTGCCTCACGATGATGAACGCGCGCACCAAAAAGTTTGTGCAGAGCGATATTGTGCAGACGCTGTACCCAGGCGTGAAAGGCCGCGGCGGCTGA
- a CDS encoding sterol desaturase family protein translates to MAASPSISTLLRRFDRWATPVLLAVGVAVFVGEVMRPLRRRTRPRAERWPVNVGLAAPSLVGMRLTLLPAMVGLTQVAARHRWGLYRLNLPAPVRVLAELLVLDYVSYSWHRLLHAPFLWRFHRVHHIDLDMDLSTGWRFHAGEMLASIPYRGGVPALVGVRPSTLLAYEAVFEACTAFHHSNWGLPIAVERALARIMVTPRAHGIHHSVVHRETQSNFGVVLTLWDRLHQTLRLNVPQQELTIGVPAYPDPAEETVMHLLELPLAPHRPWARPDGSEPERASQPGAVSQLAE, encoded by the coding sequence ATGGCTGCATCCCCTAGTATTTCTACTCTGCTGCGCCGGTTCGACCGGTGGGCTACGCCGGTACTGCTGGCTGTCGGCGTGGCCGTGTTCGTGGGTGAGGTTATGCGGCCGTTGCGCCGCCGTACGCGCCCACGCGCCGAGCGATGGCCAGTCAATGTGGGCCTAGCCGCTCCTTCGCTGGTAGGAATGCGTCTGACTTTGTTGCCCGCGATGGTCGGCCTGACGCAGGTAGCTGCTCGCCATCGTTGGGGCCTGTATCGGCTCAACTTACCAGCGCCCGTTCGCGTGCTGGCGGAGTTACTCGTGCTCGATTATGTATCCTACTCTTGGCATCGGCTGCTGCACGCGCCCTTCTTGTGGCGCTTCCACCGCGTACACCACATCGACCTAGATATGGACCTCAGTACGGGTTGGCGGTTTCATGCGGGGGAGATGCTAGCTAGCATTCCATACCGGGGCGGCGTACCGGCGCTGGTAGGCGTGCGGCCGAGCACGTTGCTCGCCTACGAAGCTGTTTTTGAAGCTTGTACCGCCTTTCACCACTCCAACTGGGGCCTGCCAATTGCTGTAGAGCGAGCACTGGCGCGCATCATGGTAACGCCGCGTGCGCATGGCATTCACCATTCCGTAGTGCACCGCGAGACGCAGAGTAACTTCGGCGTCGTGCTCACGCTCTGGGACCGGCTCCACCAGACGTTGCGCCTCAACGTGCCGCAGCAGGAGCTAACCATCGGCGTGCCGGCATACCCTGATCCGGCGGAGGAAACCGTGATGCACCTGTTGGAGCTGCCCTTGGCCCCGCACCGCCCATGGGCGCGCCCCGATGGCTCCGAACCGGAGCGAGCGTCACAGCCTGGCGCAGTAAGTCAGCTGGCAGAGTAA
- a CDS encoding pectinesterase family protein → MAIGLVMFFLKEMKYKNVLLLWSLLLIAGSAAQAQEAAPTGPIIVAQDGSGTYRTVQEAVNAVPNQVQTQVVIRVKKGTYREKLVVPALKTHISLLGEDKNNTIITYDDHTGKGDINTYTSHSVLVQGNDFRAENITFENTAGYTAGQAVALHVEADRCVFKNCRMVGNQDVLFLATDNSRQYYQDCYIEGTTDFIFGSSTAVFDHCTIYSKKNSYITAASTPAGHPYGFVFLDCKLTADTTRATQVYLGRPWRPSARVVYLRTEIGGHIVPAGWHNWSKPESEKTAYYAEYKSTGPGAKPQSRVPWSHQLTAKEAKQYTLKQVFSGPVPWDPAKK, encoded by the coding sequence TTGGCTATCGGATTGGTTATGTTTTTCCTGAAGGAGATGAAGTATAAGAACGTGCTGTTGCTGTGGAGCTTACTGCTCATCGCTGGTAGTGCCGCACAGGCGCAAGAGGCCGCACCCACTGGTCCCATTATTGTGGCGCAAGATGGCTCCGGCACGTATCGTACGGTGCAGGAGGCCGTGAATGCCGTGCCCAACCAAGTTCAGACACAAGTGGTCATCCGGGTGAAAAAAGGGACTTACCGCGAAAAGCTGGTGGTGCCCGCGCTAAAAACGCACATTTCACTCCTAGGAGAGGACAAAAACAACACCATCATCACCTATGATGACCACACTGGCAAGGGCGACATCAATACCTATACTTCACACTCGGTGCTGGTGCAGGGCAACGACTTCAGGGCCGAAAACATCACCTTCGAAAATACGGCTGGCTACACGGCTGGGCAAGCCGTGGCGTTGCACGTAGAAGCCGACCGCTGTGTGTTTAAGAACTGCCGTATGGTGGGCAACCAAGATGTGCTGTTCCTCGCCACCGATAACAGCCGCCAGTACTACCAAGACTGCTATATCGAAGGCACCACCGACTTTATCTTCGGTTCCAGTACGGCCGTGTTCGACCATTGCACGATTTACAGCAAGAAAAACTCCTACATCACGGCTGCTTCCACGCCGGCGGGGCACCCCTACGGATTTGTGTTTCTGGATTGCAAGCTGACGGCTGACACGACGCGGGCTACCCAGGTATACCTAGGTCGGCCGTGGCGGCCGAGTGCGCGGGTGGTGTATTTGCGCACGGAAATAGGCGGCCACATCGTGCCGGCAGGCTGGCACAACTGGAGCAAGCCCGAGAGCGAAAAAACAGCCTACTACGCCGAATACAAGTCGACAGGGCCAGGGGCCAAGCCGCAAAGCCGGGTGCCTTGGTCACATCAGCTCACCGCAAAAGAAGCCAAACAATACACGTTGAAGCAAGTTTTTTCGGGCCCTGTGCCCTGGGACCCGGCGAAGAAATAG
- a CDS encoding nuclear transport factor 2 family protein has translation MKAFVSALCATVLLASCSGSAEKVNVQDLNQQFIQAWNNKDADKVTALLADDAQFLQGETHFSGKSEITDKWVKATLGTITNLKTSIVSSEADTHTAYEAGTFSVDVLPSAPSEPQGFGEGNFILLWKKGADGAWKLSYAQLEDLPVQAKNQ, from the coding sequence ATGAAAGCTTTTGTTAGTGCCCTGTGCGCTACTGTTTTGCTCGCCTCGTGCTCTGGTTCCGCTGAAAAGGTAAACGTGCAAGACCTAAATCAGCAGTTTATTCAGGCTTGGAACAACAAAGACGCCGACAAGGTAACTGCCTTGCTAGCCGACGATGCCCAGTTCTTACAAGGGGAAACCCACTTTAGCGGCAAGTCGGAAATAACCGATAAATGGGTGAAAGCTACCTTAGGTACTATTACCAATCTGAAAACCAGCATTGTAAGCTCCGAGGCTGATACCCACACGGCGTACGAAGCTGGTACGTTCTCCGTCGATGTGCTTCCTTCGGCTCCTAGTGAACCACAAGGATTTGGCGAAGGCAACTTCATTCTGCTATGGAAAAAAGGTGCCGATGGCGCGTGGAAGCTAAGCTACGCGCAATTAGAAGATTTGCCGGTGCAAGCCAAAAATCAATAG
- a CDS encoding YMGG-like glycine zipper-containing protein encodes MKKISQLMSLVLVLSLLFGQAAQAQERKRWSPQAKGTVIGLGAGAITGAVINKRNRAVGGAVGGVVGGAAGYAIGKHKDNKNKEAARIAAANRAAAARVAAANRRAELARQEASRVKAAAAPSTVPAASLAAVNAAALYDAKSGAAYLPNPSYGNRSTAYSTSEYRRKSW; translated from the coding sequence ATGAAAAAGATCAGTCAGCTGATGAGCTTGGTATTGGTGCTTTCACTGTTATTTGGCCAAGCTGCTCAGGCCCAAGAAAGGAAACGCTGGAGCCCGCAAGCTAAAGGTACGGTTATCGGCTTAGGTGCTGGTGCCATTACCGGAGCCGTCATTAACAAGCGCAATCGGGCCGTTGGTGGCGCCGTTGGCGGCGTAGTAGGAGGGGCGGCCGGCTATGCGATAGGTAAGCACAAAGACAACAAGAACAAAGAAGCGGCGCGCATTGCCGCCGCCAACCGGGCTGCGGCGGCTCGCGTTGCGGCGGCCAACCGTCGTGCGGAGCTAGCTCGTCAGGAAGCCAGCCGGGTGAAAGCCGCTGCCGCGCCGTCTACTGTGCCAGCAGCTAGCCTTGCGGCCGTGAATGCCGCCGCCCTCTACGACGCCAAAAGCGGCGCCGCGTATCTGCCGAACCCATCGTACGGCAACCGTTCGACGGCTTATTCTACTTCCGAGTACAGAAGAAAAAGCTGGTAA